A genomic region of Pseudomonas abietaniphila contains the following coding sequences:
- a CDS encoding DUF2442 domain-containing protein, producing the protein MKPVKAREHADEVVTPEALTRAISSGRKRSQCVLCASTVKFLAELNALAIGFADGTALLLPVDKYPELNRLAAEELSQIDLGYAGGALCLEHRDLHISIAGLVLASESLMTMAASVIAARNGGRSSEAKINASKANGLKGGRPREITTPS; encoded by the coding sequence ATGAAGCCGGTTAAAGCCCGAGAGCATGCAGACGAAGTCGTTACACCTGAAGCGCTGACCAGGGCGATCAGCTCGGGACGCAAGCGCTCGCAGTGCGTGTTGTGTGCGAGCACAGTGAAATTTCTGGCCGAACTGAACGCGTTGGCGATCGGTTTTGCTGACGGGACCGCCCTTCTACTGCCCGTCGACAAATACCCGGAGTTGAATCGCCTTGCCGCCGAAGAACTCAGCCAGATCGACTTGGGCTATGCGGGTGGCGCCTTATGCCTGGAACATCGGGATCTGCACATTTCAATCGCTGGGCTGGTGTTGGCCAGCGAATCATTGATGACGATGGCAGCCAGCGTTATTGCAGCGCGAAATGGAGGACGCAGCAGCGAGGCGAAGATCAATGCGTCAAAGGCCAATGGTTTGAAAGGCGGCCGTCCGCGCGAGATCACTACGCCTTCCTAG
- a CDS encoding LysR family transcriptional regulator — MQSTLAFKQVINAAVQYRINYADLALILALVRGRTLARAAEQLKVDVSTVFRSVRRLEASVGTSLFEKSRAGYQPTSAAIALSQQAESAEQALALAQISLEQGQQIVSGTVRLTCTEAVLQSLLLPALRRFMPDYPGLKLELNTSSTFANLSRRDADIALRLTNTPPEHLVGTRLGTVSYHVCASEEYLRRVGQLEIEHMHWIAPDDFLPDHPTVTWRRQQWPRVNLAYRCSSMLAVAQLVRAGMGVAALPDFMLREGELRRLGEPLAGYDTALWLLTRPDCRALRCVSALFSELTRNLTLTSID; from the coding sequence GTGCAATCAACATTGGCGTTCAAGCAAGTGATCAATGCAGCCGTGCAATATCGAATCAACTACGCCGACCTCGCCCTGATCCTCGCGCTGGTGCGCGGCAGAACGCTGGCGCGCGCCGCCGAACAGCTCAAGGTAGATGTGTCGACGGTGTTTCGCTCGGTGCGTCGGCTGGAGGCGTCGGTCGGCACCTCGCTGTTTGAAAAAAGCCGTGCCGGGTATCAACCCACCAGTGCAGCGATAGCCCTTTCTCAGCAGGCAGAAAGTGCGGAACAGGCATTGGCCCTGGCGCAGATCAGTCTTGAGCAGGGCCAGCAGATCGTTAGCGGGACGGTGCGTCTGACGTGTACCGAGGCGGTCCTGCAAAGCCTGCTGCTGCCCGCGTTACGCCGTTTCATGCCGGACTATCCGGGGCTGAAACTGGAGCTGAACACCTCAAGCACCTTCGCCAATCTGAGCCGCCGCGACGCGGACATCGCCCTGCGCCTGACCAACACGCCGCCGGAGCATCTGGTCGGCACGCGCCTGGGCACGGTGTCGTACCACGTCTGCGCCAGCGAGGAATACCTGCGACGCGTCGGACAGCTCGAAATTGAACACATGCACTGGATTGCACCGGACGACTTCCTTCCCGACCATCCCACCGTCACCTGGCGACGCCAGCAATGGCCTCGGGTGAACCTGGCCTATCGCTGCAGCTCGATGTTGGCGGTTGCGCAACTGGTGCGCGCCGGGATGGGTGTCGCGGCGCTGCCCGACTTCATGCTGCGCGAAGGCGAACTCAGGCGACTGGGCGAGCCGCTCGCAGGCTACGACACCGCGCTGTGGCTGCTGACGCGTCCGGATTGCCGGGCATTGCGCTGCGTGTCGGCACTGTTCAGCGAATTGACCCGAAACCTCACCCTGACCTCAATCGACTGA
- a CDS encoding 2-hydroxyacid dehydrogenase yields MTKTVLVLVESVNEYLPILEESGFRLILAPTPATRAEAVATRGGEIDAVLTRGPLGFTADEIAALPKLGIICVIGAGYEQVDLLAAEARGITVTNGAGVNAPSVADHAMALLLSLVRDIPQADASVRRSEWRKVTRPSFANKRLGILGLGAVGMAIAKRALGFDMQINYHSRSPRADVDFHYCATPLALAAESDFLIVATPGGAGTRHLIDKAAIEALGADGFLLNIARASVVDTEALIDALQHGRLAGAALDVFDDEPQVPDALKTLNNVVLTPHVAGLSPEASRGTVQLVADNLLAFYAGQPVLTPVHS; encoded by the coding sequence ATGACGAAGACGGTGCTGGTGTTGGTTGAAAGCGTGAACGAGTACTTGCCGATTCTGGAGGAGAGCGGGTTTCGTTTGATTCTGGCGCCGACGCCTGCGACGCGGGCGGAGGCGGTGGCGACGCGCGGGGGTGAGATTGATGCGGTGTTGACGCGCGGCCCGTTGGGTTTTACGGCTGATGAGATCGCGGCGCTGCCCAAGCTGGGCATCATTTGTGTGATTGGTGCGGGTTATGAGCAGGTCGATCTGTTGGCCGCCGAAGCGCGCGGCATTACGGTGACCAATGGCGCCGGAGTGAACGCGCCGAGCGTGGCCGATCATGCGATGGCGTTGCTGCTGTCGTTGGTACGCGATATCCCTCAAGCCGATGCATCGGTACGCCGCAGCGAGTGGCGCAAGGTCACGCGGCCGTCGTTTGCGAACAAACGCCTCGGTATTTTGGGCCTGGGCGCAGTGGGGATGGCGATTGCCAAACGGGCGCTGGGCTTCGACATGCAGATCAATTACCACAGCCGTTCGCCACGGGCGGACGTCGATTTTCACTACTGTGCAACGCCGCTGGCGCTGGCCGCCGAGTCCGACTTTCTGATTGTGGCAACCCCGGGCGGTGCCGGAACGCGGCATTTGATCGACAAAGCCGCCATTGAAGCGTTGGGCGCGGACGGTTTTCTGCTGAACATCGCGCGGGCCAGTGTGGTGGACACCGAGGCCTTGATCGATGCCTTGCAGCACGGCCGTCTGGCCGGCGCGGCACTGGACGTGTTCGACGACGAACCCCAGGTGCCCGACGCGCTGAAAACCCTCAACAACGTCGTGCTGACCCCGCATGTCGCGGGCCTGTCGCCGGAGGCCTCGCGGGGCACTGTGCAGCTGGTTGCCGACAACCTGCTGGCGTTTTATGCCGGCCAGCCGGTGCTGACTCCGGTGCACAGCTGA
- a CDS encoding DUF4160 domain-containing protein, translating to MIAVLTRNEHCPPHVHVGTREWDARFLFSFWHNGIRLWDVIPAKNEPCSRVLEELRQIIKRRSNLRKAREYWWRSRKTLCLENQAWDLESGEVVAPRHDRLGTTPILSALFDVQTYATKLRLAGYPAPLEIEL from the coding sequence GTGATCGCGGTTCTGACGCGCAATGAACATTGCCCTCCCCATGTTCATGTGGGGACGAGGGAGTGGGATGCTCGATTCCTGTTCAGTTTCTGGCACAACGGTATTCGCCTCTGGGACGTGATCCCGGCAAAAAATGAACCGTGCTCGCGGGTTCTTGAAGAACTCCGTCAGATCATCAAGCGCCGGTCGAACTTGCGCAAGGCGCGCGAGTACTGGTGGCGCAGCCGAAAGACACTGTGTCTTGAAAATCAGGCGTGGGACCTTGAGTCTGGAGAGGTCGTAGCACCCCGCCATGATCGGTTGGGCACCACCCCGATTCTGTCAGCCCTGTTTGATGTTCAGACTTACGCAACGAAATTGCGTCTGGCGGGATACCCCGCACCGCTGGAGATCGAATTATGA
- a CDS encoding CTP synthase C-terminal region-related (seleno)protein: protein MKQKHDIRIALVGDYDEGVPAHQAIPVALDRVAGETGIVVEFHWLPTPEVGEGAGLQAFDGIWCVPASPYRDMNGALTAIRYARENQVPFLGTCGGFQHALLEYARNYLGWSDAEHAETAPDSARAIITPLSCSLVEAFAPIRLLAGSRIAEAYGALHTQERYRCRYGLRKELEAEVFAGPLKVSGYDDEDEVRAMELQGHPFFVATLFQPERAALQGDTPPLVRAFVQACATAN from the coding sequence ATGAAGCAGAAGCACGACATCCGCATTGCGTTGGTGGGTGACTATGACGAGGGCGTACCCGCGCATCAGGCGATTCCGGTGGCGCTGGACAGGGTGGCAGGCGAGACCGGTATCGTGGTCGAGTTTCACTGGTTGCCGACGCCGGAGGTGGGTGAGGGGGCCGGGCTTCAAGCGTTCGACGGGATCTGGTGCGTCCCGGCCAGCCCCTATCGCGACATGAACGGCGCGCTGACGGCCATACGTTACGCCCGCGAAAACCAGGTGCCGTTTCTGGGCACGTGTGGCGGCTTTCAGCACGCGTTGCTGGAGTACGCGCGCAATTACCTCGGCTGGTCCGACGCCGAGCACGCCGAGACAGCGCCGGATTCGGCGAGGGCAATCATCACGCCGCTCAGTTGTTCGCTGGTCGAAGCGTTCGCGCCGATTCGTCTCTTGGCGGGTTCGCGGATAGCCGAGGCGTATGGCGCGTTGCACACCCAAGAGCGTTATCGCTGCCGTTATGGGCTGAGAAAGGAGCTCGAAGCAGAGGTATTTGCAGGGCCGCTGAAGGTCAGTGGATACGATGATGAAGATGAAGTGCGCGCGATGGAACTGCAGGGGCATCCGTTCTTCGTCGCCACCCTGTTTCAACCCGAGCGCGCGGCGTTGCAAGGTGACACACCGCCGCTGGTCCGGGCATTTGTGCAGGCGTGTGCCACGGCAAACTGA
- a CDS encoding SDR family oxidoreductase, protein MSSSSALKVALVTGAGSGIGRAVALQLLKDGYAVVLAGRRLEPLVELAEQAKAAGQQALAVSTDVRDAASVEALFAQIESTFGRLDVSFNNAGIGAPAVPMDELTVEQWKNVIDTNVTGMFLCVRAAFGLMRRQVPQGGRIINNGSISAHTPRLFSSPYTSSKHAVLGLTKSTSLDGRQYNIACGQIDIGNALTEMTDRMTKGVLQADGELQVEPTMNVQHVADAVSYMASLPLSANVLNMTVMASSMPFVGRG, encoded by the coding sequence ATGTCTTCATCGTCTGCCCTGAAAGTCGCGCTGGTCACCGGCGCTGGAAGTGGTATCGGCCGCGCGGTCGCGCTGCAGTTGCTCAAGGACGGTTACGCCGTGGTGCTGGCAGGGCGTCGGCTGGAGCCATTGGTCGAGCTGGCCGAGCAGGCGAAAGCCGCAGGACAGCAGGCGTTGGCGGTGTCGACCGATGTGCGTGATGCGGCCAGTGTCGAGGCGCTGTTCGCGCAGATTGAAAGCACGTTCGGGCGACTGGACGTTTCGTTCAACAACGCCGGTATCGGTGCGCCTGCGGTGCCAATGGACGAGTTGACGGTCGAACAGTGGAAAAACGTGATCGATACCAACGTCACCGGCATGTTCCTCTGTGTGCGTGCCGCGTTTGGCCTGATGCGCCGGCAGGTGCCGCAAGGCGGGCGAATCATCAACAACGGCTCAATCTCGGCGCACACGCCGCGGCTATTCAGCTCGCCGTATACCTCCAGCAAACACGCGGTGCTGGGCCTGACCAAGAGCACGTCGCTGGACGGTCGTCAGTACAATATCGCCTGCGGACAGATCGACATCGGCAACGCCTTGACTGAAATGACGGATCGCATGACCAAGGGCGTCTTGCAGGCCGATGGCGAGCTGCAAGTGGAACCGACGATGAACGTACAGCACGTGGCGGACGCCGTCAGCTATATGGCGAGTCTGCCGTTGTCGGCGAACGTGCTGAACATGACCGTGATGGCCAGCAGCATGCCGTTCGTTGGGCGCGGATGA
- a CDS encoding fumarylacetoacetate hydrolase family protein: MSEFVIAPVTTPSLAVAGTASRFPIRRVFCVGRNYSEHAREMGHDPDREPPFFFMKPADAVVPAEGNIAYPPLTQDLHHEIELVVAIGKDGVDIQPEDALSHVWGYGVGLDLTRRDLQAQAKKMGRPWEWAKAFDASAPATALLPVSKIGHPDRGSIWLDVNGESRQRGDLADQIWAVKDVIAYLSQSVGVKAGDLIYTGTPAGVGALQRGDVVTAGIEGIAELTVTLV; encoded by the coding sequence ATGAGCGAATTCGTTATTGCGCCAGTCACCACGCCATCGCTGGCTGTCGCGGGCACTGCCAGCCGTTTTCCGATCCGCCGCGTCTTTTGCGTCGGCCGTAACTACTCCGAACACGCCCGCGAAATGGGCCATGACCCTGATCGCGAGCCACCGTTTTTCTTTATGAAGCCTGCTGACGCGGTCGTGCCGGCTGAAGGCAACATTGCTTACCCGCCGCTGACCCAGGACCTGCACCACGAGATCGAACTGGTCGTTGCGATTGGCAAGGACGGCGTGGACATCCAGCCGGAAGATGCCTTGAGCCACGTCTGGGGCTACGGCGTCGGGCTGGACCTGACTCGCCGCGACCTTCAGGCGCAGGCGAAAAAAATGGGTCGCCCATGGGAGTGGGCCAAGGCCTTCGACGCCTCGGCACCCGCCACTGCGCTGCTGCCAGTCAGCAAGATCGGCCACCCGGACAGAGGTTCGATCTGGCTGGACGTGAACGGCGAAAGCCGCCAGCGTGGTGATCTTGCCGATCAGATCTGGGCGGTCAAGGACGTGATTGCGTACCTGTCGCAATCGGTCGGCGTCAAAGCCGGTGACTTGATCTACACCGGCACACCGGCAGGCGTCGGTGCGCTGCAGCGTGGTGATGTGGTGACGGCGGGCATCGAAGGCATTGCCGAGCTGACCGTGACCCTCGTTTAA
- a CDS encoding GntP family permease: MSVVIAVLALCVLMLAAYRGYSVIIFAPLAALGAVLLTDPTAVAPVFSDLFMDKMVGFIKLYFPVFLLGAVFGKLIELSGFSRSIVKSVIGLLGSSQVILVIVLVCALLTYGGVSLFVVVFAVYPFAAEMFRQGNIPKRLMPATIALGAFTFTMDAMPGTPQIQNIIPTTFFGTNSWAAPSLGLTGSLFVLVCGMLYLEHQRRKAARAGEGYGTNLRNEPETPEEIALPNPLIALLPLVLVGVMNLLFTKWIPGWYGGSYGIHLPGLKAPIQTDVAKLTAIWAVQAALLVGIITVLVFSFRTVASKLADGSKTAVGGAMLATLNTASEYGFGAVIAALPGFLVVVDGLKAIPNPLINQAITINILAGITGSSSGGMSIALAAMSDTFIAAANAAHIPMEVMHRVASMAAGGMDTLPHNGAVITLLAVTGLTHREAYKDIFGMTIFKVLAAFFVIGVYYTTGLV; this comes from the coding sequence ATGAGTGTTGTCATCGCCGTTCTGGCGTTGTGCGTTCTGATGCTGGCTGCGTACCGGGGTTACAGCGTCATCATCTTCGCGCCACTGGCCGCCCTGGGTGCCGTGTTGCTGACCGACCCCACCGCCGTGGCGCCGGTGTTCAGCGACCTGTTCATGGACAAGATGGTCGGCTTCATCAAGCTGTACTTTCCGGTGTTTTTGCTGGGCGCGGTGTTCGGCAAGTTGATCGAGCTGTCGGGTTTCTCGCGCTCCATCGTCAAATCGGTCATCGGCCTGCTGGGGAGCAGTCAGGTGATCCTGGTCATCGTGCTGGTCTGCGCCTTGCTGACCTACGGCGGGGTCTCGCTGTTCGTGGTGGTGTTCGCGGTCTATCCGTTCGCCGCCGAGATGTTCCGTCAGGGCAATATCCCCAAACGGTTGATGCCCGCGACCATCGCGCTGGGCGCGTTCACCTTCACCATGGACGCGATGCCAGGCACGCCACAGATCCAGAACATCATCCCGACCACCTTCTTCGGCACCAATTCCTGGGCCGCACCGTCGCTTGGCCTAACGGGTTCGCTGTTCGTGTTGGTGTGCGGCATGCTGTATCTGGAGCATCAGCGACGCAAAGCCGCTCGTGCTGGCGAAGGCTACGGCACGAACCTGCGCAACGAGCCGGAAACGCCTGAAGAGATCGCGTTGCCCAACCCGTTGATCGCCCTGTTGCCGCTGGTGTTGGTCGGGGTGATGAACCTGCTGTTCACGAAATGGATTCCGGGCTGGTATGGCGGCTCCTACGGCATTCACCTGCCGGGGCTGAAAGCGCCGATTCAGACCGACGTTGCCAAGCTGACCGCCATCTGGGCGGTACAAGCCGCGTTGCTGGTGGGCATCATCACGGTGCTGGTGTTCTCCTTCCGCACCGTGGCCAGCAAACTGGCCGACGGCAGCAAGACCGCCGTGGGCGGGGCGATGCTGGCGACGCTGAACACCGCCTCGGAATACGGGTTCGGCGCGGTGATTGCTGCGTTGCCAGGTTTTCTGGTGGTGGTCGACGGGCTGAAGGCGATTCCCAACCCGCTGATCAATCAGGCGATCACGATCAATATCCTGGCGGGGATCACCGGCTCGTCTTCGGGCGGGATGAGCATCGCGCTGGCGGCCATGTCCGACACCTTTATTGCCGCTGCGAATGCCGCGCACATCCCGATGGAAGTGATGCACAGGGTCGCGTCGATGGCAGCGGGCGGCATGGACACCCTGCCGCACAATGGCGCCGTGATCACGTTGCTGGCCGTCACCGGCCTGACCCACCGCGAGGCCTACAAGGACATCTTCGGCATGACGATCTTCAAGGTGCTGGCGGCGTTCTTCGTGATTGGCGTGTATTACACGACCGGCCTGGTTTAA
- a CDS encoding LacI family DNA-binding transcriptional regulator, producing the protein MSENMERGRRPVTAHDVARLAGVSQSAVSRTFTKGASVSPDTRRKVEEAAASLGYRPNLVARSLITRRSNLIGVAIPGMANPFYARVLESLSAAFEQLGYRILLFSMANNEDSDPVLEEILRYQVDGLVLVSASLSSRFAEECRTIGLPVVLFNRTNGSTSVSSVTSDNITGSRTIARFLLAGGHERLAFIAGKQSSSTNRDREAGFNGYLQEHGKPLPLREVGDYTFDGAITATRRLLAQDAPPDAIFCANDLMALAAINVCHELRMQPGRDVSIVGFDDLPQGQWPIFGLTTFEQPLAEMIGRAVNIICAQLADPGTSAIQEIVPGRMIVRQTARLPASGIVEVDGERIWQP; encoded by the coding sequence ATGTCAGAGAACATGGAGCGAGGGCGGCGTCCGGTCACGGCCCACGATGTGGCCCGGCTGGCGGGGGTTTCCCAGTCGGCGGTCTCACGCACGTTTACCAAGGGCGCCAGCGTTTCCCCCGACACCCGACGCAAGGTGGAGGAGGCTGCGGCCAGCCTCGGTTACCGGCCCAATCTGGTGGCGCGCTCGCTGATCACACGGCGCTCCAACCTGATCGGCGTGGCCATCCCCGGCATGGCCAACCCGTTTTATGCGCGGGTGCTGGAATCGCTCTCGGCGGCGTTCGAACAACTCGGCTACCGCATCCTGCTGTTCTCCATGGCCAATAACGAAGACTCCGACCCGGTGCTGGAAGAAATCCTGCGTTATCAGGTCGACGGTCTGGTCCTGGTATCCGCCAGTCTGTCTTCACGTTTTGCTGAAGAATGCCGAACCATCGGCTTGCCGGTTGTGTTGTTCAACCGCACCAACGGCAGCACCTCGGTGTCCAGCGTGACCAGCGACAACATCACCGGCAGCCGCACCATTGCACGCTTCCTGCTCGCAGGCGGGCACGAGCGCCTGGCGTTCATTGCCGGCAAGCAAAGCTCGTCCACCAACCGTGACCGCGAAGCGGGTTTCAACGGGTATCTGCAAGAGCACGGCAAGCCGCTGCCGCTGCGCGAGGTCGGGGATTACACCTTCGACGGGGCCATCACCGCGACCCGACGTTTGTTGGCGCAGGATGCACCGCCCGACGCGATTTTCTGTGCCAACGATCTGATGGCGCTGGCCGCGATCAACGTCTGCCACGAGCTGCGCATGCAACCGGGCAGGGATGTGTCCATCGTCGGCTTTGATGACTTGCCGCAAGGACAATGGCCGATCTTCGGGCTGACGACGTTTGAGCAGCCCTTGGCCGAAATGATCGGACGCGCGGTGAACATCATTTGTGCCCAACTGGCGGATCCCGGTACATCGGCTATCCAGGAAATCGTGCCGGGCAGAATGATCGTGCGCCAGACCGCAAGGCTGCCCGCGAGCGGGATTGTCGAGGTCGATGGCGAGCGTATCTGGCAGCCTTGA
- a CDS encoding helix-turn-helix transcriptional regulator: MANPSRIQTYGMQQRSDRMDFYIRDKSARPALTSPHRHEYFQIQINLGGDTVQHIGGAIRPFPRNTLAFILPHRLHVIPHPEDGNFVLINFSQEFLLHHLQCDPMDLEDVSLTEAPELAPFRFQEHLDFILEDAEFAQVTALLERMREADQTRQLGSGSILRGYLLQLIGTVCNLFEPQLLGLSANKAERRGRRDAMGRVMEYIRAHIADPAMTLTDAAAAAFLSPNYLTHLLRKETGSTFSELVLERRMRLARTHLMNSQKPLSHIAEICGFADEAYFSRRFRKAHGVPPGQFRREQAAKR, translated from the coding sequence ATGGCCAACCCGTCCCGCATCCAGACCTATGGCATGCAACAGCGCAGCGACCGGATGGATTTCTACATCCGTGACAAGTCTGCTCGTCCCGCCCTGACATCACCCCATCGTCACGAATACTTCCAGATCCAGATCAATCTTGGCGGCGACACCGTGCAGCATATCGGCGGTGCCATCCGGCCGTTTCCGCGCAACACCCTCGCGTTTATCCTGCCGCACCGGCTGCACGTGATTCCGCACCCTGAAGACGGCAACTTCGTGCTGATCAATTTCTCTCAGGAATTTTTGCTGCATCACCTGCAATGCGATCCGATGGACCTGGAAGATGTCTCCCTCACCGAGGCACCGGAGCTGGCGCCGTTTCGCTTTCAGGAGCATCTGGATTTCATCCTCGAGGACGCCGAGTTCGCGCAGGTGACCGCGCTGCTGGAACGAATGCGCGAAGCGGACCAGACGCGGCAGCTCGGGTCAGGTTCTATTTTGCGGGGTTACCTGCTGCAACTGATCGGCACGGTCTGCAACCTGTTCGAGCCTCAGTTGCTGGGCTTGTCGGCCAACAAGGCCGAGCGAAGAGGGCGCCGCGATGCGATGGGCCGGGTGATGGAATACATCCGCGCGCACATCGCTGATCCGGCCATGACCCTGACCGACGCGGCAGCGGCAGCCTTCTTGTCGCCGAACTACCTGACGCACCTGCTGCGCAAGGAGACGGGCAGTACGTTCTCGGAACTGGTGCTGGAGCGGCGCATGCGCCTGGCGCGCACGCACCTGATGAACAGCCAGAAACCCTTGAGCCACATCGCCGAGATCTGCGGATTCGCCGATGAAGCGTACTTTTCCCGGCGTTTCCGCAAGGCCCATGGTGTCCCGCCGGGGCAATTCCGGCGGGAGCAGGCCGCCAAGCGTTAA
- the hisD gene encoding histidinol dehydrogenase — MAKWLKQGAEAEVIKSAAREVRDTVENLLADIEARGDAAVRELAIRFDKMDREDYRLSDAEIQACMNQLSDRDLKDIEFAQTQVRNFAQHQRNSMVDVEVETLPGVILGHKHIPVNAAGCYVPGGKYPLLASAHMSVITAKVAGVPRIITCAPPFLGKPAPAIVAAQHMAGANEIYCLGGIQAIGAMALGTKSIAQVDMLVGPGNAFVAEAKRQLFGRVGIDLFAGPTETLVIADESVDGELCATDLLGQAEHGPDSPAILLTTSEKLARETMAEIERLLQILPTADIARRAWESFGEVIVADDQQEMLEIANELAFEHVQVMTQDPDFFLKHMRNFGALFLGPRTNVSFGDKVIGTNHTLPTKKAARYTGGLWVGKFIKTCTYQKVTTDEASSMIGEYCSRLCALEGFAGHGEQANIRVRRYGHKDVPYAGAAQ; from the coding sequence GTGGCTAAGTGGCTCAAACAAGGCGCCGAAGCAGAAGTCATCAAATCCGCTGCCCGTGAAGTGCGCGACACTGTCGAAAACCTGTTGGCCGACATCGAAGCGCGCGGCGATGCCGCCGTTCGTGAACTGGCGATTCGCTTCGACAAGATGGACCGTGAGGACTACCGCCTCAGCGACGCCGAGATCCAGGCGTGCATGAATCAGCTCAGTGATCGCGACCTCAAGGACATCGAGTTCGCCCAGACCCAGGTGCGCAACTTCGCCCAGCATCAGCGCAACTCCATGGTCGACGTCGAAGTGGAAACCCTCCCGGGCGTGATCCTGGGCCACAAGCACATCCCGGTGAACGCCGCGGGCTGCTACGTGCCTGGCGGCAAATATCCGCTGCTGGCCTCGGCGCACATGTCGGTGATCACCGCCAAGGTCGCGGGCGTTCCACGCATCATCACGTGCGCCCCGCCATTCCTGGGCAAGCCGGCACCGGCGATCGTCGCCGCGCAACACATGGCCGGCGCCAACGAAATCTATTGCCTGGGCGGCATCCAGGCGATCGGCGCGATGGCGCTGGGCACCAAATCCATTGCTCAGGTGGACATGCTGGTCGGCCCGGGCAACGCTTTTGTCGCCGAAGCCAAGCGTCAGTTGTTCGGCCGTGTGGGCATCGACCTGTTCGCCGGGCCGACCGAGACACTGGTGATCGCCGATGAAAGCGTTGACGGCGAACTCTGCGCCACCGACCTGCTGGGTCAGGCCGAACATGGCCCGGACTCTCCGGCCATTCTCCTGACCACGTCGGAAAAACTGGCCCGCGAAACCATGGCCGAAATCGAACGCCTGCTGCAGATCCTGCCGACTGCCGACATCGCGCGCCGCGCATGGGAAAGCTTCGGTGAAGTGATCGTTGCCGACGATCAACAAGAAATGCTCGAGATCGCCAACGAACTGGCCTTCGAGCACGTGCAGGTCATGACCCAGGACCCGGACTTCTTCCTCAAACACATGCGCAACTTCGGCGCGCTGTTCCTGGGTCCGCGCACCAACGTCTCGTTCGGCGACAAGGTAATCGGTACCAACCACACCCTGCCGACCAAGAAAGCGGCGCGATACACCGGCGGTCTGTGGGTCGGCAAATTCATCAAGACCTGCACCTATCAAAAGGTCACCACCGACGAAGCCTCCTCGATGATCGGTGAGTACTGCTCGCGCCTGTGCGCCCTGGAAGGCTTCGCCGGGCATGGCGAGCAAGCCAACATCCGCGTGCGTCGCTATGGCCATAAGGACGTGCCGTACGCCGGCGCTGCCCAGTAA